A window of Apium graveolens cultivar Ventura chromosome 8, ASM990537v1, whole genome shotgun sequence contains these coding sequences:
- the LOC141678422 gene encoding uncharacterized protein LOC141678422 isoform X2 translates to MCPKGKQGEEKDDLMLLPGLTREERLKNFIESFTEEERAEWETDSEGEDENGRHSMTFEEYVSHRLDMMESDGFDIQDYSMVSNPGVLRQFYYPPEEHTDERCVEELKDCSLQAIAEYNKENKTSYGNVHLVKANSQALCPCRYYITFKATNEKNNEENTFQAKVNVSFPKFDKEVELIRIKTAPNPVYITRRLKGPNSVLENSENKQRL, encoded by the exons ATGTGTCCAAAGGGCAAACAGGGAGAGGAGAAAGATGATTTAATGCTTTTGCCGGGCTTAACTAGAGAAGAACGATTGAAGAATTTCATAGAAAGTTTTACTGAGGAGGAGAGGGCTGAATGGGAAACCGACAGCGAGGGGGAGGATGAGAATGGGCGCCATTCGATGACTTTCGAGGAATATGTTAGTCATCGCCTTGACATGATGGAgagtgat GGTTTTGATATTCAAGACTATTCAATGGTCAGCAATCCTGGTGTGCTTCGTCAGTTTTACTACCCACCAGAAGAACATACGGATGAAAGATGTGTTGAAGAACTCAAAGATTGCTCCCTTCAGGCTATTGCTGAATATAACAAGGAAAAT AAAACAAGTTATGGCAATGTGCATCTGGTGAAGGCAAACTCCCAGGCTCTATGTCCGTGTAGATATTATATCACTTTTAAAGCAACCAATGAAAAAAATAATGAAGAGAATACCTTTCAGGCAAAAGTAAATGTCAGCTTCCCTAAGTTTGATAAAGAGGTTGAGTTAATTAGGATCAAGACTGCCCCTAACCCTGTTTACATCACTAGGCGACTCAAAGGTCCTAACAG TGTCTTAGAAAACTCGGAAAATAAGCAGAGGCTGTAA
- the LOC141680479 gene encoding uncharacterized protein LOC141680479 — protein sequence MEFTFPEAPEVPVSQPGDEKENNDDNAWTLYVDGSMTFERSGAGLILSSPNGVTIQQAIAFAFKATNNQAEYEALLSGLRLEKSLGLTKSDIYSDSQIVIKQTHGEYIIKDPKLALYQSMVRSILETIPYTTVLQINREDNSKADELSKLVQNTSDLSSSVYFEELGAPSIDRTEVICISSLDNWMTPFIAYLKDGTLPEDQNKARYLKYKAARFFLEDNQLKRTFFPPTLKCIDPEEAYYYLREVHEGICGDHLAAKALAYKVIRQGYYWPTIHEDAVAYSPSLPGSMLSPVPFAVWGIDIMGPFPRAKGDLCYVLVAINYMTKWAEAKAMRTNNQQDCIKFMDSIVMRFGILMVLISDNGPQFVGSYFEAYLKELGIKHKKASMAHPQGNGQVEVTNRTILRCL from the exons ATGGAATTTACTTTCCCCGAAGCCCCCGAGGTACCAGTTAGCCAACCCGGAGATGAAAAGGAAAATAATGACGATAATGCATGGACATTGTATGTTGATGGCTCGATGACATTCGAAAGGTCCGGAGCAGGCCTAATCCTCTCTAGCCCGAATGGTGTTACAATTCAACAGGCCATAGCCTTCGCCTTCAAAGCAACGAACAATCAAGCTGAATACGAAGCACTCCTCTCTGGGCTCAGACTGGAAAAGTCACTCGGTTTAACAAAGTCGGACATCTATAGTGATTCCCAGATTGTGATCAAACAAACCCATGGAGAATACATTATAAAAGACCCCAAACTAGCACTATATCAATCCATGGTGCGCAGTATCCTGGAAACCATCCCGTATACCACCGTCCTGCAGATAAACAGAGAAGACAACTCCAAGGCAGATGAGCTATCCAAGCTCGTGCAGAACACTTCGGACCTAAGCAGCTCAGTCTACTTTGAAGAACTCGGAGCACCTAGCATTGATAGGACTGAAGTCATATGCATCAGCAGCCTGGATAACTGGATGACTCCCTTCATAGCCTATTTAAAGGATGGGACCCTACCAGAAGATCAGAACAAGGCACGCTATCTCAAGTATAAAGCTGCTCGATTCTTTCTGGAAGATAATCAGCTCAAGCGAACTTTTTTTCCGCCCACTCTCAAATGTATTGATCCGGAGGAGGCATATTATTATCTCCGGGAGGTGCACGAAGGAATCTGCGGAGATCACCTAGCTGCCAAAGCACTAGCCTACAAAGTCATCAGACAGGGTTATTATTGGCCTACTATCCACGAAGACGCAGTTGCATAT AGTCCAAGCTTACCGGGGTCAATGTTATCCCCGGTCCCATTTGCTGTTTGGGGAATCGATATCATGGGTCCTTTTCCCCGGGCTAAAGGGGATTTGTGTTATGTTCTAGTGGCGATTAATTATATGACTAAGTGGGCAGAGGCTAAGGCCATGAGAACTAACAATCAGCAGGACTGCATCAAATTCATGGATTCAATAGTAATGAGGTTCGGGATTCTGATGGTTTTGATCTCGGATAACGGACCACAGTTTGTTGGTTCATACTTTGAAGCATATCTGAAAGAGCTCGGGATCAAGCATAAGAAAGCATCCATGGCCCACCCCCAGGGAAACGGACAAGTAGAGGTCACCAACAGGACAATACTCCGATGTTTATAA
- the LOC141678422 gene encoding uncharacterized protein LOC141678422 isoform X1: MCPKGKQGEEKDDLMLLPGLTREERLKNFIESFTEEERAEWETDSEGEDENGRHSMTFEEYVSHRLDMMESDGFDIQDYSMVSNPGVLRQFYYPPEEHTDERCVEELKDCSLQAIAEYNKENKTSYGNVHLVKANSQALCPCRYYITFKATNEKNNEENTFQAKVNVSFPKFDKEVELIRIKTAPNPVYITRRLKGPNRGGQSSCFASKHAA, translated from the exons ATGTGTCCAAAGGGCAAACAGGGAGAGGAGAAAGATGATTTAATGCTTTTGCCGGGCTTAACTAGAGAAGAACGATTGAAGAATTTCATAGAAAGTTTTACTGAGGAGGAGAGGGCTGAATGGGAAACCGACAGCGAGGGGGAGGATGAGAATGGGCGCCATTCGATGACTTTCGAGGAATATGTTAGTCATCGCCTTGACATGATGGAgagtgat GGTTTTGATATTCAAGACTATTCAATGGTCAGCAATCCTGGTGTGCTTCGTCAGTTTTACTACCCACCAGAAGAACATACGGATGAAAGATGTGTTGAAGAACTCAAAGATTGCTCCCTTCAGGCTATTGCTGAATATAACAAGGAAAAT AAAACAAGTTATGGCAATGTGCATCTGGTGAAGGCAAACTCCCAGGCTCTATGTCCGTGTAGATATTATATCACTTTTAAAGCAACCAATGAAAAAAATAATGAAGAGAATACCTTTCAGGCAAAAGTAAATGTCAGCTTCCCTAAGTTTGATAAAGAGGTTGAGTTAATTAGGATCAAGACTGCCCCTAACCCTGTTTACATCACTAGGCGACTCAAAGGTCCTAACAG GGGAGGACAAAGTTCCTGTTTTGCTTCAAAGCATGCTGCATAA